TTGTCGACGCAATCTTCGACGGTGACACGGGCCAAACGGGCCTCCTGAAAAATCAATAGGGAATCTTGATTTCGCCGCCTAGCAGCGTCGATCTGGCGAGTCAATGAAAAGCCCATAAAGCCATGGCAAGCCAGCGCGAATCGCGGCATGAACAGGGCATGGCGACACGACAGCATGAAGCCCCGGCCAGACCGATCACCGTGACGCTTGATGGCAACGAACTGACGGTGATCGAAGAGGCTGCGGCCCTGCGCGTGACATTGATCGACCTGATCGACGGCGCGCGCGCCAGCGTGAAGCTCTATTATTATATTTTCGCGGATGACGAGAGCGGGCGACTGGTGTGCGAGCGGCTGGTTGCTGCGCGCGCACGCGGCGTCGCCGTGACCGTGATGATCGACGCCTTCGGGTCGAGCGACACTCCCGACAGCCTGTTTGCCCCGCTGGTTGCTGCGGGTGGGCGGTTCGCCCGGTTCGGTACCAGGCGATCGACACGCTACCTGATCCGCAACCATCAGAAGATTGCCCTGGCCGACGATGCTCGGCTGCTGATCGGCGGCTTCAATGTCGAAAACGGCTATTTCGGCATCCCGGCGGACGATTGCTGGCGCGACCTGGGGCTGTTGATAGCCGGCCCGCAGGCCAAGGCGATGGCACACTGGTACGGTCAGCTATGGCGCTGGGTATCGAGCAAGGGCCAGCGTTTCCGCAGTTTAAGAGCAATGGTGCGGCATTGGCATCCGTCCGCCCAGCATGGCCCGGCCGAACCGTTCCGCTGGCTGATCGGCGGCCCGACCCGACGCCTGAGCCCCTGGGCACAGGTGGTGAAACATGATCTGGAACAGGCGCAGCGGCTCGACATGGTCGAAGCCTATTTCTCGCCGGGCCGCGGCATGTTGAAGCGGATCGCGCGGGCCGCACGACGCGGCGGCGCCCGCATCATCCTGCCCGCCCTGTCGGACAATGGTGCGACCGTGGCGGCAGCCCGGCTGCTCTACGGCCCGCTGCTCACGCGCGGTACCGACATCCTGGAATATCAGCCCTGCAAGTTGCACATGAAGCTGATCATCATCGACAACGCAGTCTATATCGGATCAGCCAATTTCGACATGCGCAGCCTGTTCCTCAACCTGGAACTGATGCTGCGGGTGGAAGACCAGGCCTTTGCCGAGGCGATGCGGGACTTTGTCGGACGCTGCGCACGTGACAGCCGTCAAATCACGCTGGAAGAGCATCGCGCCAGCCGGACCCTGCTGACGCTGACCAAGCAATGGATCAGCTATCTGCTGGTCGGCGTGCTCGACTATACCGTGACCCGCCGATTGAACTTTCGCAATCCGGACGCCGACTGAAAAAAAGCGCCTCTTTCCAGCCTGAGCGTCCCGTCCAGACTGAAAAAGACCTGGACATAAGGCCGGTCCATCCAAGCAGGGGAGGCAGATTAAGTTTACATATGACCCGGAGCATGATTCCCTGCCTCGGACGAGAGAGGTCGAATGCGGGACAGCCTGATCAGTCTGGACGAAAATCAGCGGGCATGCCTGCGACTGGTCGCGCAAGGTTATACGTCCAAGCAGATTGCGCAGCGCATGTCGCTGACGCCGGGCACCGTGGATCAATATGTCTATCGCGCCACCGTCGCCCTAGGCGCCAGGGACCGCCGCGAAGCAGCCCGCATGCTGGCCGAGGCCGAGAAAGCGGGCACATTAAACCTATTTGAATTAAAACCGGACCGGCTTGTCGAGAACGGCGACGATGCGGAAAAGGGGGCATCGGCTCAATCGAGCCCGATCCTGGACGATCCTGACCAGGCCGGCGGATCAAGGCGATACATCGCCCGAGTTCGCAGGCTTATCACGAACATCCTGGCCACCATCGGGGGAGAACCGCATGGGCTGAACGAATGGCAGGTCCTGATCGCAATCTTCAGGGTTGCGCTCTGGGCAGGGGGAACCCTGGCAGCGCTGATTACCATCGGCTACTGGCTGAACCATCTCTTCCGCTGATGTTCTTTCCGAACAGTCCAAATCGCATGATGGGCCGGCAAGGGCGGCCCAGGGGAGCATAGACATGTCCAACGCACGTCGGGCGGAACGCGCCGCGAAGAATGAATTGCAGCTTTCGGACGATGCATTTTTCAATCTCAGCGGCCAGGTCCGCGACGCCTATGTCAAGCTGGACGACATGCTGTCGCACACGCTGCGGATGAGCGCAGACATGATCGACACCGCCCGGACGATCGGCCTGGCGCCGGAACAGGGCCAAAAACTGTTCCAGCGTTTTCATGGCTGCCTCGACACCATGATGCAAAGCCGCGAACAGTTGCTCGGCGCCCATCTGGAAGCGACCCGCATTCGCATGCGGACCAACCAGGCCGAACGCGCGGACGGCTGCTACGGCCCCTGGAACGCGCTCGACGATGGCCAGGGTGACGCCCTGCGCCTCGTCGCCTGACCGGACCGCAGCCTCAACCGGATCATAATTCAGCACCATGGAAATCTATCTCGCCTATTCCGTCGCGCTGTTGGCGACATCCATCTTCGTCGTCCGTCATGGCGGACCAGCGGGGCGATGGAGTGTGGCGGGCATATGGGCCGGGTTCATCCTGGCCCAGACTGCGGTGCTGACGGTCCGTCCAGAGGCTGCGCTTATCCGGACGATACTCGCCATCGAATGCGCCTCGCTACTGCTCAAGATCATCATTGCGCTACGCAGCACTCGTCGCTGGCCCATCATCATTGCCGCGCTTCAGTTGAACGTGACGGCCGTCCAGCTCGCGGTCATCCTCTCACCAGCCTATCTGACCAAATTCTTCTACGCCATGTCTACGGTGTGGGCGATTCCGGTTCTGATGGTGATGGCGATGGGCACGCAACTGGACAGAAAACAGGCGTTTCCCGCCTGAAAACAGGATGTTCCGATGCAGGAAATATCGTCGCCCCACCCCAATCTGCTGACCGACCGGGAGA
The sequence above is drawn from the Sphingobium sp. AP49 genome and encodes:
- a CDS encoding helix-turn-helix transcriptional regulator gives rise to the protein MRDSLISLDENQRACLRLVAQGYTSKQIAQRMSLTPGTVDQYVYRATVALGARDRREAARMLAEAEKAGTLNLFELKPDRLVENGDDAEKGASAQSSPILDDPDQAGGSRRYIARVRRLITNILATIGGEPHGLNEWQVLIAIFRVALWAGGTLAALITIGYWLNHLFR
- a CDS encoding phosphatidylserine/phosphatidylglycerophosphate/cardiolipin synthase family protein — protein: MASQRESRHEQGMATRQHEAPARPITVTLDGNELTVIEEAAALRVTLIDLIDGARASVKLYYYIFADDESGRLVCERLVAARARGVAVTVMIDAFGSSDTPDSLFAPLVAAGGRFARFGTRRSTRYLIRNHQKIALADDARLLIGGFNVENGYFGIPADDCWRDLGLLIAGPQAKAMAHWYGQLWRWVSSKGQRFRSLRAMVRHWHPSAQHGPAEPFRWLIGGPTRRLSPWAQVVKHDLEQAQRLDMVEAYFSPGRGMLKRIARAARRGGARIILPALSDNGATVAAARLLYGPLLTRGTDILEYQPCKLHMKLIIIDNAVYIGSANFDMRSLFLNLELMLRVEDQAFAEAMRDFVGRCARDSRQITLEEHRASRTLLTLTKQWISYLLVGVLDYTVTRRLNFRNPDAD